Sequence from the Exiguobacterium aurantiacum genome:
ACAAGTCAAAGGGTGCAAACACGCCTATCTCCCTCGTGCCGAAGCGAAAGATAAGCGCGGTAAAATCGGGGTCGAACATGCGTCTCCCGCAACGATTCGCCGTGTCCTTGAAGCGGTGTATGAACAGCGGGTTGAGACCGACATGCCGCTCGTCACCCGCCAGATGGTACTCGAAGCCGATTTGATTGGCGGAGCAGACGCGGCGCGGCGCCGCAAACGACTCGGTGTGTTACTGCGTATCGGGGAACCGAACGCCAAACAGTTTGTGAAGCGCGTCGAAGCGTTACGGGTCACGATTGAAGAATGGGAACGGGCACTGGCTCAGTTAGAGGAGGAAAATCATTGAAAGATATCGCCACAATTCAACGCACGAAATCAATTCTAGAACGTCACGGCTTCTCGTTTAAAAAGTCGCTCGGACAAAACTTTTTAATCGACTTAAATATTTTGAATAAAATTGTGGACGCCGCGGAGCTAGGTGAGGCGAGCGGAGTGCTCGAAATCGGTCCCGGCATCGGTTCGTTGACGGAACAGTCTGCCAAGCGGGCCCAAAAAGTCGTCGCCCTCGAAATTGACCAACGTCTGCTTCCGATTCTTGAAGACACGATGTCACCTTACCCACATGTGCACGTCATTCACGGTGATGCGCTTGAACTCGACATTCGAGACATCGTCGAGCGGGAGTTTTTTAGTCAAGGCATCGAAGATATCTCGGTCGTGGCCAATTTACCCTATTACGTGACGACCCCGATTATTATGCGCTTGCTTGAGAGCCGGATTAAGTTCCGCTCACTCGTGATGATGATTCAAAAAGAAGTAGCCGAGCGGATTGGAGCGAAGCCTGGGACGAAAGCATACGGCTCGCTCTCGATTGCGATTCAATACTACGCCGAGGCGAACGTGAGCTTTATCGTCCCGAAAAGTGTGTTCATGCCGGCCCCGAACGTCGATTCTGCGGTCATCACTTTGAAGATGCGTCCGAAACCGGCGGTCGACGTCAAAAATGAAGCATTTTTCTTCGAAATCGCCCGTGCCAGTTTCGCGCAACGTCGAAAAACCATTTTAAACAACTTGACGAATCATCTTGGGAAAGACAAAAAAATGGAAATCGAACAGTTTTTGGGTGAGGCCGGAATCGATTCAAAACGGCGAGGCGAAACGCTTTCGCTTGAAGAGTTTGCACGGTTAGCGGACACAATTTTACCACTTAAAAACAGTTGACGACCGGATAGCGAGTCGCTATAATATTAATCTTTATTTTCATTTCTGAATGTGTTATACTTGTAACAGTGAGGTGAAGCGTATGCCAAAGACGTTGCAAGAAATCAGACAGAAACTCGAATCGCATGTTGGAGAACGATTGACGTTGAAAGCAAACGGCGGTCGTAAGAAAGTCGTTACTCGGTTTGGAACGCTCGTTGAGACGTATCCTGCGGTGTTCGTCGTCAAGTTGGATGAAGATCATCATAACGTGGAACGTGTCTCATATAGCTACGCTGATGTCCTAACGGATACAGTTAAAATTGAATTCAGTAATTGATCGATAAATGAGGGGCGGATGCATTGGCAGCTGCTTCTTTTTTTGTGCGCTCGTTTACGGTACAATGGCGAACAGGAGATACATGGGAAGGGTGAACGATATGCGCACGATCAGTGTGAAAGCGCCGGCAAAAATCAATTTGACGCTCGATGTCCTCGGAAAGCGGACGGACGGCTATCATGAAGTGGAAATGGTAATGACGACAGTAGATTTATCGGACCGGTTGGAATTGACCGTGCTCGATACGGATGAGATTCGGATTCAATCCGAACATGCCTATGTACCGAATGACCACCGGAACTTGGCGTATCGTGCGGCCGAGTTATTGCGGAAGCGATTCAATATCAAACAAGGTGTCGAAATCGTATTGGATAAGCAGATTCCTGTCGCAGCAGGGTTAGCCGGCGGATCGAGCGACGCGGCAGCGACGCTTCGTGGCATGAACGAACTGTTCGACCTCGGTCTGTCGTTAGAAGAGCTGGCCGAACTCGGGGCCGCGGTCGGATCGGACGTATCGTTTTGTGTCATGGGGGGTACCGCAATCGCGCGCGGACGCGGTGAACAGTTGGAGACGATCCCGTCACCGCCCCCGTGTTACGTCGTCTTGGCGAAACCGAAAATCGGAG
This genomic interval carries:
- the rnmV gene encoding ribonuclease M5 → MREKIQEVIVVEGRDDTTRLQEVYDVDTIETNGSAVSKQTIERIKRAQETRGVIILTDPDYPGDRIRAVVEEQVKGCKHAYLPRAEAKDKRGKIGVEHASPATIRRVLEAVYEQRVETDMPLVTRQMVLEADLIGGADAARRRKRLGVLLRIGEPNAKQFVKRVEALRVTIEEWERALAQLEEENH
- the rsmA gene encoding 16S rRNA (adenine(1518)-N(6)/adenine(1519)-N(6))-dimethyltransferase RsmA, which produces MKDIATIQRTKSILERHGFSFKKSLGQNFLIDLNILNKIVDAAELGEASGVLEIGPGIGSLTEQSAKRAQKVVALEIDQRLLPILEDTMSPYPHVHVIHGDALELDIRDIVEREFFSQGIEDISVVANLPYYVTTPIIMRLLESRIKFRSLVMMIQKEVAERIGAKPGTKAYGSLSIAIQYYAEANVSFIVPKSVFMPAPNVDSAVITLKMRPKPAVDVKNEAFFFEIARASFAQRRKTILNNLTNHLGKDKKMEIEQFLGEAGIDSKRRGETLSLEEFARLADTILPLKNS
- a CDS encoding Veg family protein, producing MPKTLQEIRQKLESHVGERLTLKANGGRKKVVTRFGTLVETYPAVFVVKLDEDHHNVERVSYSYADVLTDTVKIEFSN
- the ispE gene encoding 4-(cytidine 5'-diphospho)-2-C-methyl-D-erythritol kinase produces the protein MRTISVKAPAKINLTLDVLGKRTDGYHEVEMVMTTVDLSDRLELTVLDTDEIRIQSEHAYVPNDHRNLAYRAAELLRKRFNIKQGVEIVLDKQIPVAAGLAGGSSDAAATLRGMNELFDLGLSLEELAELGAAVGSDVSFCVMGGTAIARGRGEQLETIPSPPPCYVVLAKPKIGVSTADVYRAVEMEKIVHPNTEAMVTAIRDRDFDGICSHLGNALEAVTLELHPEVRQIKETMLHCGADGVLMSGSGPTVFALIEHEQKAHRVYNGLKGFCPEVFVVRILGKKH